One genomic region from Salinicola endophyticus encodes:
- the ntrC gene encoding nitrogen regulation protein NR(I) produces MTDVARIVIVDDDRAIRWVLERALAQPDLEVKSFERADAALEAIERQPPEVLLTDIRMPGIDGLDLMAKVREMHPDLPVIVMTAHSDLDSAVASYQGGAFEYLPKPFDVDDALALVRRGVAHARERRSPAAMPEGLSAEIIGEAPAMQEVFRAIGRLSQSHITVLINGESGTGKERVAQALHQHSPRRGQPFIALNMAAIPKDLMESELFGHEKGAFTGATAQRRGRFEQADGGTLFLDEIGDMPADTQTRLLRVLADGEFYRVGGHTPVKVDVRIIAATHQNLETLVTDGRFREDLFHRLNVIRVHLPRLAERREDIPRLAQHFLAEAAKELATEPKVLTQEATAHLTRLPWPGNVRQLENTCRWLTVMASGREVLVDDLPLELRDLDGVEAPSGDWRAAFREWADRALAAGHTHLLEEAVPDFERILIETALKHTGGRKGEAAELLGWGRNTLTRKLKVLLPALADD; encoded by the coding sequence ATGACCGATGTCGCCCGTATCGTGATCGTCGACGACGATCGTGCCATCCGCTGGGTCCTGGAGCGGGCGCTGGCGCAGCCGGATCTGGAGGTGAAATCCTTCGAGCGCGCCGATGCCGCGCTGGAGGCGATCGAGCGCCAGCCGCCGGAGGTGTTGTTGACCGATATCCGCATGCCGGGGATCGACGGGCTCGACCTGATGGCCAAGGTGCGCGAGATGCACCCGGACCTGCCGGTGATCGTGATGACCGCGCACTCGGATCTCGACAGCGCGGTGGCTTCCTACCAGGGCGGCGCCTTCGAGTATCTGCCCAAGCCGTTCGATGTCGACGACGCTCTCGCGCTGGTGCGCCGCGGGGTCGCCCATGCCCGCGAGCGGCGCTCGCCGGCGGCGATGCCGGAGGGGCTCTCGGCGGAGATCATCGGCGAGGCGCCGGCGATGCAGGAGGTGTTCCGCGCCATCGGCCGGCTGTCGCAGTCGCATATCACGGTGCTGATCAACGGTGAGTCGGGCACCGGCAAGGAGCGGGTCGCCCAGGCGCTGCACCAGCACAGCCCGCGTCGCGGTCAGCCGTTCATCGCCCTCAACATGGCGGCGATTCCCAAGGACCTGATGGAGTCGGAGCTGTTCGGCCACGAGAAGGGCGCCTTCACCGGGGCCACCGCCCAGCGTCGCGGACGCTTCGAACAGGCCGACGGCGGCACCCTGTTCCTCGACGAGATCGGCGATATGCCGGCCGATACCCAGACCCGGCTGCTGCGCGTGCTCGCCGATGGCGAGTTCTATCGGGTCGGCGGGCACACGCCGGTCAAGGTCGACGTGCGGATCATCGCCGCGACCCACCAGAATCTGGAGACCCTGGTTACCGACGGGCGCTTCCGCGAGGATCTGTTCCACCGTCTCAACGTGATCCGCGTGCACCTGCCGCGGCTGGCCGAGCGGCGCGAAGATATCCCGCGGCTGGCCCAGCACTTCCTCGCCGAGGCCGCCAAGGAGCTCGCGACCGAACCCAAGGTGCTGACTCAGGAGGCGACCGCCCATCTCACCCGTCTGCCGTGGCCGGGCAACGTGCGCCAGCTCGAGAACACCTGCCGCTGGCTCACCGTGATGGCATCGGGACGCGAGGTGCTGGTCGACGATCTGCCGCTGGAGCTGCGCGATCTCGACGGCGTGGAAGCGCCCAGCGGTGACTGGCGCGCGGCCTTCCGCGAGTGGGCGGATCGCGCCCTGGCCGCGGGCCACACGCATCTGCTCGAAGAGGCGGTGCCGGACTTCGAGCGTATCTTGATCGAGACCGCGCTCAAGCACACCGGCGGGCGTAAGGGCGAGGCCGCAGAGCTGCTGGGCTGGGGGCGCAACACCCTGACGCGCAAGCTGAAGGTGTTGTTGCCGGCGCTGGCGGATGACTGA
- the glnL gene encoding nitrogen regulation protein NR(II) — translation MYQRLLEHLTTAVVLLDERLQVRWLNPAAEALLAASRPRVVGQWLECLEGESGRVREVLSKAMCEFHPYTQREASLSLPGGETITVDFTATPITSRELLLEIEPRDRLLRISREEALIARQETVKVLTRGLAHEVKNPLGGIRGAAQLLERDLPDPQLAEFTRIIVEEADRLRDLVDRMLGPNTLVRHEPLNVHKVLERVRALLEAEHPRLAFERDYDPSVPDLIGDEAQLIQATLNVARNAVQAMTEHATPEPRLLLRTRVRRQFTLGAERHRLVCEMAILDNGPGIPEPIRETLFFPMVSGRAEGSGLGLSIAQSILHQHQGLIECESRPGATEFRLLIPFEAPV, via the coding sequence ATGTATCAACGCTTGCTGGAACATCTGACGACGGCTGTCGTGCTGCTCGACGAGCGGCTCCAGGTGCGCTGGCTCAACCCCGCCGCCGAGGCGCTGCTGGCAGCCAGCCGGCCGCGGGTGGTGGGGCAGTGGCTGGAGTGCCTGGAGGGCGAGTCGGGGCGGGTGCGCGAGGTGTTGAGCAAGGCGATGTGCGAGTTCCACCCCTACACCCAGCGCGAGGCGTCGCTGTCGCTGCCCGGCGGCGAGACGATCACCGTCGACTTCACCGCGACGCCGATCACCAGCCGCGAGCTGCTGCTGGAGATCGAGCCGCGCGACCGGCTGCTGCGTATCTCTCGCGAGGAGGCGCTGATCGCGCGTCAGGAGACGGTCAAGGTGCTGACCCGCGGCCTGGCCCACGAGGTCAAGAATCCGCTGGGCGGCATTCGCGGCGCGGCCCAGCTGCTGGAGCGCGACCTGCCCGACCCGCAGCTGGCGGAGTTCACCCGTATCATCGTCGAGGAGGCCGACCGCCTGCGCGATCTGGTCGACCGCATGCTCGGCCCCAACACCCTGGTGCGCCACGAGCCGCTCAACGTGCACAAGGTGCTGGAGCGGGTGCGCGCGCTGCTGGAGGCGGAGCACCCCAGGCTCGCCTTCGAGCGCGACTACGACCCCAGCGTGCCGGATCTGATCGGCGACGAGGCGCAGTTGATCCAGGCCACGCTCAACGTCGCGCGCAATGCAGTACAGGCGATGACCGAGCATGCCACTCCCGAGCCGCGGCTGCTCCTGCGTACCCGGGTGCGGCGCCAGTTCACCCTGGGCGCGGAGCGTCATCGCCTGGTGTGCGAGATGGCGATTCTCGACAACGGCCCGGGGATTCCCGAGCCGATCCGCGAGACGCTGTTCTTCCCCATGGTCTCCGGGCGCGCCGAAGGCAGCGGCCTGGGGCTCTCCATCGCGCAGTCGATCCTGCATCAGCACCAGGGGTTGATCGAGTGCGAGTCGCGCCCCGGGGCCACCGAGTTCCGTCTGCTGATTCCGTTCGAGGCGCCGGTTTGA
- a CDS encoding DUF4124 domain-containing protein produces MAGVTVAVMATGAALAAPVYRHIDAQGNVVYSDRPASGERVELAPISVVDPQEAEGSAGVVSSVSPREMPAPEAAAAYTRFEIASPADGTTLPTGRAGDVQVRLVIQPPLASSDRVQLRVDGEVRQSPMRTQVFAVSGLARGEHQLLAEIVDAQGAVQLATPPVTLYVQRASVNLPANPNRANGSK; encoded by the coding sequence ATGGCGGGTGTGACGGTCGCGGTGATGGCCACCGGCGCGGCGTTGGCGGCGCCGGTCTACCGGCATATCGATGCCCAGGGCAACGTGGTCTACAGCGACCGCCCGGCCAGCGGCGAGCGGGTCGAGCTGGCCCCGATCAGCGTGGTCGACCCGCAGGAGGCGGAGGGTTCGGCGGGTGTGGTGTCATCGGTGTCACCGCGCGAGATGCCGGCACCCGAGGCGGCAGCGGCCTACACGCGCTTCGAGATCGCCAGCCCCGCCGATGGCACGACCCTGCCCACCGGGCGTGCCGGCGACGTCCAGGTGCGCCTGGTGATCCAACCGCCGCTGGCGTCCTCCGACCGGGTGCAACTGCGGGTGGATGGCGAGGTACGCCAGTCGCCGATGCGCACCCAGGTGTTCGCGGTGAGCGGCCTGGCGCGCGGTGAGCACCAGCTGCTGGCGGAGATCGTCGATGCCCAGGGAGCGGTGCAACTGGCCACGCCGCCGGTCACGCTCTATGTCCAGCGCGCCAGCGTGAATCTGCCCGCCAACCCGAACCGCGCCAACGGCTCGAAGTAA
- the glnA gene encoding glutamate--ammonia ligase, with the protein MSEKTLALIEEHDVKWIDLRFTDTKGKEQHVTIPASAVDAEFFEEGQMFDGSSIEGWKGINESDMILRPEDGTGFLDPFTEDATLILRCDIIEPATMQGYERDPRSIAKRAEAYLNSTGLGDTAFFGPEPEFFIFDEVHFKSDIEGSMYKITSEEGAWSTDRQIEGGNLAHRPRVKGGYFPVPPVDSFHDIRSAMCNTLQAIGQSVEVHHHEVANAGQNEIGVKFNTLVKKADEVQELKYVVHNVAHAYGKTATFMPKPLVGDNGSGMHVHQSFWKDGQNQFAGDEYAGLSEMALYYIGGIIKHARALNAFTNASTNSYKRLVPGFEAPVMLAYSARNRSASIRIPYTSNPKAKRVETRFPDPTANPYLAFSAMLMAGIDGIKNKIHPGDAMDKNLYDLPPEEGKKVPTVASSLDQALEALDKDRAFLTEGGVFTDSMIDAYIELKGEDVERLRMTTHPVEFELYYSL; encoded by the coding sequence ATGTCTGAGAAAACCCTCGCCCTTATCGAAGAACACGACGTCAAGTGGATCGATCTGCGCTTTACCGATACCAAGGGCAAGGAGCAGCACGTCACCATTCCGGCCAGCGCCGTCGACGCCGAATTCTTCGAAGAAGGTCAGATGTTCGACGGTTCTTCCATCGAAGGCTGGAAGGGCATCAACGAATCGGACATGATCCTGCGTCCGGAAGACGGCACCGGCTTCCTCGACCCGTTCACCGAAGACGCCACGCTGATCCTGCGCTGCGATATCATCGAGCCGGCCACCATGCAGGGCTACGAGCGTGATCCGCGCTCCATCGCCAAGCGCGCCGAAGCCTATCTGAACAGCACCGGTCTGGGCGACACCGCCTTCTTCGGCCCGGAGCCTGAGTTCTTCATCTTCGACGAGGTCCACTTCAAGTCCGACATCGAAGGCTCGATGTACAAGATCACCTCGGAAGAGGGCGCCTGGTCCACCGATCGTCAGATCGAAGGCGGCAACCTGGCGCACCGTCCGCGCGTCAAGGGCGGCTACTTCCCGGTGCCGCCGGTCGACAGCTTCCACGACATCCGCAGCGCCATGTGCAACACGCTGCAGGCGATCGGCCAGTCGGTCGAAGTGCATCACCACGAGGTCGCCAACGCCGGCCAGAACGAGATCGGCGTCAAGTTCAACACCCTGGTGAAGAAGGCCGACGAAGTTCAGGAGCTGAAGTACGTGGTCCACAATGTGGCGCACGCCTACGGCAAGACCGCCACCTTCATGCCCAAGCCGCTGGTCGGTGACAACGGCTCCGGGATGCACGTCCACCAGTCGTTCTGGAAAGATGGTCAGAACCAGTTCGCGGGTGACGAGTACGCCGGCCTGTCCGAGATGGCGCTCTACTACATCGGCGGCATCATCAAGCACGCGCGTGCCCTGAACGCCTTCACCAACGCCTCGACCAACTCCTACAAGCGCCTGGTGCCGGGCTTCGAAGCGCCGGTCATGCTCGCCTACAGCGCGCGTAACCGTTCCGCCTCGATCCGTATTCCGTACACCTCCAACCCGAAGGCCAAGCGGGTCGAGACGCGCTTCCCCGATCCGACCGCCAACCCGTACCTGGCGTTCTCGGCGATGCTGATGGCCGGTATCGACGGCATCAAGAACAAGATCCATCCTGGCGATGCCATGGACAAGAACCTCTACGACCTGCCGCCGGAAGAGGGCAAGAAGGTTCCGACCGTCGCCAGCAGCCTGGATCAGGCCCTGGAAGCGCTGGACAAGGATCGCGCCTTCCTGACCGAAGGTGGCGTCTTCACCGACTCCATGATCGATGCCTACATCGAGCTGAAGGGTGAAGATGTCGAGCGTCTGCGCATGACCACGCATCCGGTCGAGTTCGAGCTCTACTACAGCCTTTGA
- a CDS encoding polysaccharide deacetylase family protein, producing the protein MPRLDRPQDVVQRLRGHWRRNLSEPLWGRSAILALNRVLDSEDEARLPHRRDTCLGPESLAHLIATLTESAQIVSLESALQLHHDQLPRIALTIDGGWRDVATRLHPLLEKLAFPASVFLPDPMVRQPWMPDRTLIAEALWHDESARGRVATRLSELDLPGAPRGGQDERKSQAIEDYLQTQQKAKAPRLKEIAQTLWQEELAGRHQLEPALDAFSVRRLDQAGLLRFGQLTDVAALAASTDARRALQTGQQRLSRLCREPLSIRACTDPGDIETLDRFTRLDADARWLTRTPGWLEPGSDTRRLPRFVIGQPLASSAGRLFDWLLGHLPH; encoded by the coding sequence ATGCCCAGGCTGGATCGCCCACAGGACGTGGTACAACGCTTGCGCGGCCATTGGCGGCGCAATCTGAGTGAGCCGCTATGGGGACGCAGCGCGATTCTGGCGCTCAACCGCGTACTCGACAGCGAAGACGAAGCCCGTCTGCCGCATCGCCGCGACACCTGCCTCGGGCCGGAGAGCCTGGCACACCTCATCGCCACCCTCACCGAGAGTGCCCAGATCGTCAGTCTCGAGAGTGCCCTGCAGCTGCATCACGATCAGTTGCCGCGCATCGCACTGACCATCGATGGCGGCTGGCGTGACGTCGCCACGCGTCTCCATCCGCTGCTCGAAAAGCTGGCCTTCCCGGCCAGTGTCTTTCTTCCCGACCCGATGGTCCGCCAGCCGTGGATGCCCGATCGCACGCTGATCGCCGAAGCCCTGTGGCACGACGAGAGTGCCCGCGGCCGCGTCGCGACCCGGCTGTCCGAACTCGACCTGCCGGGCGCACCCCGCGGCGGGCAGGACGAGCGCAAGAGCCAGGCGATCGAGGATTATCTGCAGACGCAGCAGAAGGCTAAAGCGCCGCGTCTCAAGGAGATCGCGCAGACGCTGTGGCAGGAGGAGCTGGCCGGCAGGCACCAGCTGGAGCCGGCACTCGATGCCTTCAGCGTACGTCGGCTCGACCAGGCCGGGCTCTTGCGCTTCGGACAACTGACCGACGTTGCCGCACTCGCCGCCAGCACCGATGCCCGGCGCGCCCTGCAGACCGGACAGCAACGGCTGTCACGGCTGTGTCGCGAGCCGTTGAGCATCCGCGCCTGCACCGATCCCGGCGATATCGAGACACTCGACCGCTTCACCCGGCTCGACGCCGACGCCCGCTGGCTGACGCGCACCCCGGGCTGGCTGGAGCCGGGCAGCGACACCCGGCGGCTGCCACGATTCGTCATCGGCCAACCGCTGGCCAGCAGCGCGGGCAGGCTGTTTGATTGGCTGTTGGGGCATCTGCCGCACTAG
- a CDS encoding nucleotidyltransferase family protein → MSAGHAVVPAAACLLVWIAQDARRLAALYQARELALPDAWLAAGFVRNCVWDRLHGYATATPLNDIDLIYHDPDDTCEARDRALSERLRAASGQPWSVKNQARMHRRHGHAPYASASAAMRYWVERETALGVRLDASGTLRLSAPLGLDSLLAGRLSHNPRHGDVTVFHRRVAEKRWREQWPRLKVIPA, encoded by the coding sequence GTGAGTGCCGGGCACGCGGTGGTGCCCGCCGCCGCGTGCTTGCTGGTGTGGATCGCGCAGGATGCCCGGCGCCTGGCCGCGCTCTATCAGGCGCGTGAGCTGGCGCTGCCGGATGCCTGGCTGGCCGCCGGCTTCGTGCGCAACTGCGTGTGGGATCGACTGCACGGCTACGCGACCGCCACCCCGCTCAACGATATCGATCTGATCTATCACGACCCCGACGACACCTGCGAGGCCCGCGATCGGGCGCTGAGCGAGCGGCTGCGTGCGGCCAGCGGGCAGCCGTGGTCGGTCAAGAACCAGGCGCGCATGCATCGGCGCCACGGCCACGCACCCTATGCCTCGGCGAGCGCGGCGATGCGCTACTGGGTCGAGCGCGAGACCGCGCTGGGGGTGCGTCTGGACGCGTCGGGGACGCTGCGTCTGAGTGCCCCGCTGGGGCTCGACTCGCTGCTGGCGGGGCGGCTGTCACACAACCCACGCCACGGCGATGTGACGGTGTTCCATCGGCGTGTCGCCGAGAAACGCTGGCGAGAGCAGTGGCCTCGCCTGAAGGTCATACCGGCCTGA
- a CDS encoding TerC family protein has product MMLWFEFSWMLEPAAWAGLLTLVIIEIVLGIDNLVFIAILADKLPPAQRDRARVLGLSLALVMRLVLLAAISWLMGLTRPLFVLFEHGFSGRDLILIGGGLFLIYKATSELHDHLNAATAHQGRNRGHYAAFSVVVAQIVALDAVFSIDSVITAVGMVDHLMVMMIAVIIAVGLMLLASKPLTRFVGEHPTVILLCLGFLLMIGFSLVAEGMGLHIPKGYLYGAIGFSILIELMHEWRRRNEDRAGARLGARRARTADAVMRLISGGDMSLEQRAGEPLRDEGDDDDAAVFGADERRMVRGVLSMADKPISAVMTLRRDLDCVDLDEPLSVQQTQLRESTHATLVAIRGGERDAPLGVVHKKRLIDTLLTQAPLALETLVEQPLVLLENTSLVEALRQFQRSGALIAFVVDEFGTLEGVVTLFDILMDIAEEDPQAQGAQAKIRRVSADCYEIDASEDVVDVNQQLPEPLPLGRNYTSLGGLVVDRLETLPYIGARVEIERWQVEVRDVERHRIRRVRLCLAQPE; this is encoded by the coding sequence ATGATGCTCTGGTTCGAATTCTCCTGGATGCTCGAACCCGCCGCCTGGGCGGGGCTGCTGACCCTGGTGATCATCGAGATCGTGCTGGGGATCGACAACCTGGTGTTCATCGCCATTCTCGCCGACAAGCTGCCACCGGCGCAGCGCGACCGCGCCCGGGTGCTGGGGCTGTCGCTGGCGCTGGTCATGCGCCTGGTCCTGCTGGCGGCGATCTCCTGGTTGATGGGGCTGACGCGGCCACTGTTCGTGCTGTTCGAGCACGGCTTCAGCGGGCGCGACCTGATCCTGATCGGCGGTGGGCTGTTCCTGATCTACAAGGCCACCAGCGAGCTGCACGACCATCTCAACGCTGCCACCGCCCACCAGGGGCGCAACCGCGGCCACTATGCCGCCTTCTCGGTGGTGGTGGCGCAGATCGTGGCGCTCGATGCGGTGTTCTCGATCGACTCGGTGATCACCGCCGTCGGCATGGTCGATCACCTGATGGTGATGATGATCGCGGTGATCATCGCAGTGGGGCTGATGCTGCTGGCGAGCAAGCCGCTGACGCGCTTCGTCGGCGAGCACCCCACGGTGATCCTGCTGTGTCTCGGCTTTCTGCTGATGATCGGCTTCAGCCTGGTCGCCGAGGGCATGGGGCTGCACATTCCCAAGGGCTATCTGTATGGCGCCATCGGCTTCTCGATCCTGATCGAGCTGATGCACGAGTGGCGCCGGCGCAACGAGGATCGCGCCGGTGCCCGCCTGGGCGCGCGCCGGGCGCGGACTGCGGATGCGGTGATGCGCCTGATCAGCGGGGGCGACATGAGCCTGGAGCAGCGTGCCGGCGAGCCGCTACGCGACGAGGGCGATGATGACGACGCGGCGGTCTTCGGTGCCGACGAACGGCGCATGGTGCGCGGCGTGCTGTCGATGGCGGACAAGCCGATCAGCGCGGTGATGACCCTGCGCCGGGATCTCGACTGCGTCGATCTGGACGAACCGCTCAGCGTGCAGCAGACGCAGTTGCGCGAGAGCACTCACGCCACCCTGGTGGCGATTCGTGGCGGCGAGCGCGACGCGCCGCTCGGCGTGGTGCACAAGAAGCGCCTGATCGACACGCTGCTAACCCAGGCGCCGCTGGCGCTGGAGACGCTGGTCGAACAGCCGCTGGTGCTGCTCGAGAACACCAGCCTGGTCGAGGCGCTGCGCCAGTTCCAGCGCAGCGGCGCGCTGATCGCCTTCGTGGTCGACGAGTTCGGCACCCTGGAGGGTGTGGTCACGCTGTTCGATATCCTCATGGACATCGCCGAGGAGGACCCCCAGGCCCAGGGTGCCCAGGCCAAGATCCGCCGGGTCTCCGCGGATTGCTACGAGATCGACGCCAGCGAGGATGTGGTCGACGTCAACCAGCAGCTACCCGAGCCGCTGCCGTTGGGGCGCAACTACACCAGCCTCGGCGGTCTGGTGGTCGACCGCCTCGAGACCCTGCCCTATATCGGCGCGCGGGTGGAGATCGAACGCTGGCAGGTCGAGGTGCGCGATGTCGAGCGCCACCGCATTCGCCGGGTACGGCTGTGTCTGGCCCAGCCCGAGTGA
- the typA gene encoding translational GTPase TypA has protein sequence MSDTDARIESIRNIAIIAHVDHGKTTLVDKLLSQSGTLDRKAEGQERIMDSNDQEKERGITILAKNTAIQWNDGKGRDYHINIVDTPGHADFGGEVERVMSMVDSVLLLVDAVDGPMPQTRFVTQKAFAQGLKPIVVVNKIDRPGARPDWVIDQIFDLFDNLGASDDQLDFPIIYCSALNGIAGMEPDQLADDMTPMFQSIVDIVEPPKVELDGPFQMQISALDYNSYVGVIGLGRIKRGSVQPNQQITVITKEGNTRRGKIGQVMTHMGLERVQTQQATAGDIVCITGIEDLAISDTLCDIAAVEALPALTVDEPTVSMTFQVNDSPFAGKDGKFVTSRNIKERLDQELIHNVALRVEQGDSPEKFKVSGRGELHLSVLIETMRREGFEMAVGRPEVIIREIDGVKQEPYEEVIIDCEEQHQGSVMEELGYRKGELSNMNPDGKGRVRLDFIIPARGLIGFRGQFLTLTSGTGILTSRFDHYGPLKPDAMIKRRNGVLVSMVSGKALAYALYALQERGKLIVEHGTEVYEGMLIGINNRAEDMVVNPTKAKKLDNMRASGNDENIVLTPPVRFSLEQAIEFLDDDELVEVTPNHIRLRKKYLTENERKRAKKN, from the coding sequence ATGAGTGACACTGACGCTCGCATCGAGAGCATCCGCAACATTGCCATCATCGCGCACGTCGACCATGGCAAGACCACGCTCGTCGACAAGCTGCTGAGCCAATCCGGCACCCTGGACCGCAAAGCGGAAGGCCAGGAGCGGATCATGGACTCCAACGACCAGGAAAAGGAACGCGGCATCACCATCCTGGCCAAGAACACCGCGATCCAGTGGAACGACGGCAAAGGCCGTGACTACCACATCAACATCGTCGACACCCCGGGACACGCCGACTTCGGTGGCGAGGTCGAGCGCGTGATGTCGATGGTCGACTCGGTCCTGCTGCTGGTCGACGCCGTCGACGGCCCCATGCCGCAGACCCGCTTCGTGACCCAGAAGGCGTTCGCCCAGGGCCTCAAGCCGATCGTCGTGGTCAACAAGATCGACCGCCCCGGCGCGCGCCCGGACTGGGTCATCGACCAGATCTTCGATCTGTTCGACAACCTCGGCGCCAGCGACGACCAGCTCGACTTCCCGATCATCTACTGCTCGGCGCTCAATGGCATCGCGGGCATGGAGCCGGACCAGCTGGCCGATGACATGACGCCGATGTTCCAGTCGATCGTCGATATCGTCGAGCCGCCCAAGGTCGAACTCGACGGCCCCTTCCAGATGCAGATCTCGGCGCTCGACTACAACAGCTACGTCGGCGTCATCGGTCTGGGCCGCATCAAGCGCGGCAGCGTCCAGCCCAACCAACAGATCACCGTGATCACCAAGGAGGGCAACACCCGCCGTGGCAAGATCGGCCAGGTGATGACCCACATGGGCCTGGAGCGGGTGCAGACCCAGCAGGCCACCGCCGGTGACATCGTCTGCATCACCGGGATCGAGGACCTGGCGATCTCCGACACCCTGTGCGACATCGCCGCGGTCGAGGCGCTGCCGGCGCTGACCGTCGACGAGCCGACCGTCTCCATGACCTTCCAGGTCAACGACTCGCCGTTCGCCGGCAAGGACGGCAAGTTCGTCACCAGCCGCAACATCAAGGAGCGTCTGGACCAGGAGCTGATCCACAACGTGGCGCTGCGCGTCGAGCAGGGCGACAGCCCGGAGAAGTTCAAGGTCTCCGGCCGCGGCGAACTGCACCTCTCGGTCCTGATCGAGACCATGCGGCGTGAAGGCTTCGAGATGGCCGTGGGCCGCCCCGAGGTGATCATCCGCGAGATCGACGGCGTCAAGCAGGAGCCGTACGAAGAGGTGATCATCGACTGCGAAGAGCAGCACCAGGGCTCGGTGATGGAAGAACTCGGCTACCGCAAGGGCGAGCTCTCCAACATGAACCCGGATGGCAAGGGCCGCGTGCGCCTGGACTTCATCATCCCCGCGCGCGGGCTGATCGGCTTCCGTGGCCAGTTCCTGACCCTGACCTCCGGCACCGGCATCCTGACCAGCCGCTTCGACCACTACGGCCCGCTCAAGCCCGACGCCATGATCAAGCGCCGCAACGGCGTGCTGGTGTCGATGGTGTCCGGCAAGGCGCTGGCCTATGCGCTCTATGCCCTGCAGGAGCGTGGCAAGCTGATCGTCGAGCACGGCACCGAGGTCTACGAAGGCATGCTGATCGGCATCAACAACCGCGCCGAAGACATGGTGGTCAACCCGACCAAGGCCAAGAAACTCGACAACATGCGCGCCTCCGGCAACGACGAGAACATCGTCCTGACCCCGCCGGTGCGCTTCTCGCTGGAGCAGGCGATCGAGTTCCTCGATGACGACGAGCTGGTGGAAGTCACTCCCAACCACATCCGTCTGCGCAAGAAGTATCTGACCGAGAACGAGCGTAAGCGCGCCAAGAAGAATTGA
- a CDS encoding ABC transporter ATP-binding protein — protein sequence MTPIIDVRNIKKSFGGLTVIDDCSIQVARGSITGMIGPNGAGKSTLFNIIAGSLMPDSGEVLLDGEPITHLTANHRFHKGLLRTFQIAHEFSHLSALENLMMVPPGQEGENLFSTWFKPGEVRRQEAETRRRALEVLDFVGLAHVRNELAGNLSGGQKKLLELGRTMMTDARVVLLDEIAAGVNRTLLGDLMGNIERLNRELGYTFLVIEHDMDMIARLCDPVIVLAQGQVMMEGPIAQIQNDPTVIEAYFGATTA from the coding sequence ATGACTCCGATCATCGATGTCCGCAATATCAAGAAGTCGTTCGGCGGCCTGACCGTCATCGACGACTGCTCCATCCAGGTCGCCCGCGGTTCGATCACCGGCATGATCGGCCCTAACGGCGCCGGCAAGTCGACGCTGTTCAACATCATCGCCGGCAGCCTCATGCCCGACAGCGGCGAGGTCCTGCTCGACGGCGAGCCGATCACCCATCTCACCGCCAATCATCGCTTCCACAAGGGGCTGCTGCGCACCTTCCAGATCGCCCATGAGTTCAGCCACCTGAGCGCGCTGGAGAACCTGATGATGGTGCCGCCGGGCCAGGAGGGGGAGAACCTCTTCAGCACCTGGTTCAAGCCGGGCGAGGTACGCCGCCAGGAGGCCGAGACCCGCCGCCGTGCGCTCGAGGTGCTCGACTTCGTCGGCCTCGCCCACGTGCGCAACGAACTGGCCGGCAATCTCTCCGGCGGGCAGAAGAAGCTGCTCGAACTGGGTCGCACCATGATGACCGATGCCCGCGTGGTGCTGCTCGACGAGATCGCCGCTGGGGTCAACCGCACCCTGCTAGGCGATCTCATGGGCAACATCGAACGGCTCAATCGGGAACTCGGCTACACCTTCCTGGTGATCGAGCACGACATGGACATGATCGCGCGGCTGTGCGATCCGGTGATCGTGCTCGCCCAGGGCCAGGTGATGATGGAGGGCCCGATCGCGCAGATCCAGAACGACCCGACGGTCATCGAGGCCTACTTCGGGGCCACCACGGCCTGA